A region of the Thermoleophilaceae bacterium genome:
GTCAGCACCGCCGCCCTGGTGGACGTGATGGCCGACACCGACGGGATCAGCTACCTGCGCACCACTCGCGGTGCGTATCCGGTGCTCTACGACGCCGGGGAGTCCTTTCCACCCGGCGGCTCGAAGGTCCTACGGTCTGATCCCTCCGACGCGGTGACGCTGATCGGCGCCGGTGTCACCCTGCACGAATGCCTGCTCGCCGCGGATCAACTCGCACTGGATGGCATCCGTGCACGAGTGATCGACCTGTACTCGATCAAGCCCATCGACAGCGAGACGCTGATCGCGGCGGCCGACGCCACCGAGGGCCGAATCGTGGTCGCCGAGGACCACCACCCAGAGGGCGGTCTCGGTTCGGCGGTGGCGTCCGCGCTGCTGGCGGCGGGCGTACAGGGATTGCGCCTGGCACACCTGAGCGTGTCCGAGCTGCCAGGCTCCGGCACGACGGGAGAACTATTGGAGGCGGCCGGCATCGACGCCGAGCACATCGCCTCGGCGGCCGCTGCGTTGGTCGAAGAGGGCAAGCAGCCCTCGCCCGACGGCGAGTGGATAACCCGGTGACCGACAGCACCTTGAACCCGGCACGTCCCCACGTCGTAGTGGTGGGCGGCGGCTTCGGCGGCATCGAGGCTGTGAAGCGCCTCGCGCGTGCCCCGGTGGACGTGACCCTCGTAGACCGCCGCAACTTCCACCTCTTCCAACCGCTCACCTACCAGGTGGCGACGGGCGTGCTGTCGGAAGGCGAGGTCGCCTTCTCGCTACGGGCGCTGTTTCATCGGGCGAAGAACGTGCGCGTGATGTTGGCCGAGGTGACGGGATTCGACCTGGACGCCCGCCAGGTCACGCTCGATTCCGTTAGCGGAGGCCACACGCCGGGCACGCTCGGCTACGACTCGCTCATCGTCGCCGGGGGCTCGACCTACTCGTACTTCGGGCATGACGAATGGCGCGGCATCGCCCCGGAGGTGAAGTCGCTCGAGAGCGCACTCGAAACTCGCTCGCGGCTCCTGACCGCGTTCGAGAAGGCCGAGCTCGAGCCCGACCCCGAGGCGCGACGCGCGCAGCTGACCTTCGTGGTCGTCGGCGCCGGGCCAACCGGCGTGGAGATGGCGGGGCAGATCGGCGAGTTGGCGCGCGACACACTGCGGCGCAACTTCCGTGCGATCGACCCGCAGCAGGCGCGGATCGTGCTCGTGGAGGCGGGCGAGCGGGTGCTGCCAACCTTCCCGCCGTCGCTGTCCGCCAAGGCGGAACGAGCCCTGGCACAGCTGGGCGTGACGACGATGCTGCGCAGCATGGTGGTGGGCGTCGATCCGGGCGGCGTCACGCTCCGAAGCGAGGACAACTCCGAGTACCTGCCCGCCGGCACGATCATCTGGGCTGCCGGCGTGCGCGCCTCGGCGCTCGCGGGAGAACTAGCAAGCGCTGCGGGCACCGAGCCGGACGGCGCGGGCCGCGTGACCGTGGAGAGCGACCTAACGCTGCAGGGGCATCCCGAGGTGATCGCGCTCGGTGACATGGTGCGCGTGCGCGGCATGGACGGCGAGGTGCAGCAGCTCCCCGGTGTGGCGCCGGTGGCGATCCAGCAGGGCCGCTACGCAGGACGCCTGATCGCGAACCGGGTCCGCGGCCGCGAGACCCCGCCGTTCCACTACCGCGACAAGGGCAACCTGGCCACGATCGGCCGCGCCC
Encoded here:
- a CDS encoding NAD(P)/FAD-dependent oxidoreductase, whose protein sequence is MTDSTLNPARPHVVVVGGGFGGIEAVKRLARAPVDVTLVDRRNFHLFQPLTYQVATGVLSEGEVAFSLRALFHRAKNVRVMLAEVTGFDLDARQVTLDSVSGGHTPGTLGYDSLIVAGGSTYSYFGHDEWRGIAPEVKSLESALETRSRLLTAFEKAELEPDPEARRAQLTFVVVGAGPTGVEMAGQIGELARDTLRRNFRAIDPQQARIVLVEAGERVLPTFPPSLSAKAERALAQLGVTTMLRSMVVGVDPGGVTLRSEDNSEYLPAGTIIWAAGVRASALAGELASAAGTEPDGAGRVTVESDLTLQGHPEVIALGDMVRVRGMDGEVQQLPGVAPVAIQQGRYAGRLIANRVRGRETPPFHYRDKGNLATIGRARAVADLHLVRVNGPLAWLLWLGVHIFFLIGFQNRLVVLLRWAFSFITRGRGAQLITGAETQRH